CAAGTCACACACCGGAATATAGAAGGAAGGGCTTACGGAGAGACGAAgggggagagacagagaggctCGGAGAGGAACGGAAAGGAGGGCAACGCTTGAAGTTGAGGAGAGGAAAGCCGGGAGGACGAAGAAGAGGAGGTCCGGGGCGGAAGTGAAAGGGGAAAGGAGTAATCCCGCTTAGGGTTTTCATGGATGGAAGGCcttctcctccgcctctgctttCTCTGCTGCTGCGGATGAGGGGCGAAGCACCAAGCTCCTCCCCACGGGAGAAGCAAATACAGCGGGTACACTAATTAATAAGACTACGTTTGACGATTTTCCTAAAATTCgagataaattttttattatatcttaTATTTAGTGTTGGATCAAAACGGGATAAAATAGAATATAAGggagattaaattaaataaaattatctcatcagAGACATGGGTTAAAGATGATAgaatttctaatattcataataaaaaaattatttttctcgaatgacaaattttttaaattaataaaattataattatatctcaatataaaaatatttaaattctattataagaaattaaaaaaagataatttaatcttattttaatttatatattcgaatttaattagattttataaaatattttcaatatataaatttaaaatatatttatatttattatatattttatgtattttagtattttacgTATACTAGTactatttactatttaataaaattttattagaaagtgtgggaagggaaaaaaaaaaaaaaagaggaaaataaaataaaaaagcaaataaaataaagtaagtaagAATGACGCAAGAGATAGCTATTTTCTcgaatgataaattttttaaattaacaaaattaaaattatatctcaatataaataatgtttgaaccataatataagaaattcaaaataacaaaaagtaacaatttatttattttaatttcatattatttttatttttatatattcgaatttaattatttttataaaataatttcaatatataaatataaatatatattttaggtatttgaGTATTTTGGTTATACTAGTATAGtctactatttaataaaattttattaaagaatgatgggagggggaaaataaaaagaaattaattaataaaatagaggaaaataaaataaaataagctaGAGTGTCGCGAAAGATTTTTACTATCTCTATTTGTAAAAGaaattttagttcatttttattAATGTGTCGTTTAtaccatataatatatataatatagtgtgaatatattcaattttattattgtaATCACCAAACAGTGGATATGATATATTAAAATTCTatggatttcatatcatatacTATCCAATCCTATCTTGATTAAAAATCTGAACGACTAAATATAGCCTAAAATTAATGAAGTAGCAATTAATGCAAAAACAGTTAATTGGAAAGCAATAGTCATGTTTCTAATCCTCAAATCtaccaacaaaacaaaagaattatacCATTTAATCCTTTTATCTATTAGccaaaaaatttgtaatttgtaataaaaatgcattttatcaTAGAGGGATTTTGCAATGTATGCATTGATTTGAGATGACTTATTTACACCCCTATCTTACCATcccatttcattttccttttcccacTCCTTTGCATATTCATCCCTTAACTATATTAGATATCGACTTCTTCCTCATTTGCAATTGCAAGGACGAACCTGACGAAAGATAAACTGGGTAAATTTCCTGAAGGCTTCATCAATGTTTTCATTCGACAGCCCTCCACCTTTTGAATGAAGAGGAAATAGCTGAAATTGAATCGAGAAAACCCTCTTCTTTGCTTTTGAGAAGACTTTTTATGGAAGGGAAATTCGATTTGCCATCTGAGAGCCGACATGATGGCTAAACTAGAAATGGAGTATGAAATGCCATTTTTTATACGTCATCTCGGATTTCTCGATAGTAACTCGTGTGATAACTAATTGGAGGGGGGTTGTATTTGCAAACGTAATAGCGAAGCAGGGTGTTTTTGCCAAACTGCGAAACTCCATGGTACACAGAGGCAGACGTTGTAAGGAATGCCCAGTGATAGCGCTGAAAGCTAAAATTCACGCGTGCCACAAGTCTAAAAATGGGAGAATTTTGGGgtcctgaaaagaaaaaaaaaaagatatttcgaCACGGCACCAGTATAAAATCCAAATTGCACGGACATCGTCCCTCCTTCGTTTTTCACCATTTGAGATCAGATACCGATTTCTTCGACCCGCGGCCTTTTCCGGCGATTTGACCACCGAATGAATTTGAGCTAGcgcccaacccaacccaacccagcCCAACCGTCGAGCTTCCAATTCCGTCGCCGTCGGGAGCCTGAGGTGATGCCCGACGCTTCTTGGCGGATAATCTCGCTCGTTTGCATCTGCTGCTAAGGGTGCTGGGTCTTTTCTCGATTGCtggttttttggtttcttttggaTTCAATCGGTAGCAGTTTCCCTGTCATTTATGTATCCTCTCGAATTGGTCCTGTGGATCAAACTTATGGGTTTGAATGGAATTAAGAAACAAGGGCAACGCCTCCGATGCATATGCTTTTCTTAAAGAACTTCCGCATTCTTGCCGCTAGGTTATTTGTTCTGAATTTTGTACTGCAAAAGGAGTCCCGTCTGATTCTGAATTCTAGCGTATCTTTTGATTGGAATCGGTTCGTGATTTCATCGCTATTGTGATTGCAAGTAGAAAGAGCTAATTTCGGTGTACTGTTTAGATTATTGAGAAGCATCTGTTCTACTCAGGGACTTTATCTAGGCAAGTTGGAATTTTGCCCATGGACAATCCCAATCTTTTTGTGAATGACGGTTCGTTCCTGCTGAGGTTCAAGCAGCttcaacaagagaaagagaacgaagggaagaaggaagcGGGTGCTTCGCTGGAAAGCTCTAAACCAGCTAAAGTTGTATCAGCAGCTAAGGTCCCCAGCACTGCTGGTGGTAAAACTCACGTCTACAATAAAACTAATGATACAAGCAAGCCACTTCAGGCTGCTTCAGGTGGAAAACTTGCATTCAGTTTGAAACAGAAGTCGAAGCTGGTGGCACGTCCAGCTAAGTTAGGCggagatgaggaggaagaagaaactgATTATAGGATCGATATGGGTAGTTCGCCAATGAAACGTCAGAGATTAGGTCAATCAGATATCTCCAAGCATTCATCAAGACAACATGATATTGGTAATGATACTTGTCAGCATATGGGTTGTCTGCTGCATCTATTGCCTCTTTTTGTGGAGCTGGCCCTGCTTAGGGTCCCTTTTGTTTTcatgattatttatttatctttgtgggttttttttttggggtggttTTGCTTTGTACAAATCAGCCTAATCTGATTCAAGGGACAGGGAGTTAAATTTATTGCCACCCGTGCAGCCTCCCCCACTCCAAGCCTATGGCCACAGTCCTTCTAGATATAATTGTTGGATTGCACAATAATTTTATGTCTAGATGAATGTGTCGCGCACAGGTAAAGTATTGGTTTACTGTCCTTTATGCTGATGCTTCTATCGGTTTCTTGCATCTACTTTACTTATctgaaaattcagaaattaCAGAAACTTAGAATTCCCAGGTTAAAGATGCTGGAGATGGCTCACATTTAGTGCCTTGAAATGTTGATTACTGGAGTCATCTGGGCCTGATGTTTGAGACAGATATCTCACATTATAATGATTTTAACTTTATCTGCatcattttattgatgatatcattgCATGGTTGGGATTTACTTCCTCTTTCAAGTACAGTctttgagaaaatttatttctacTCTTAAGCTGGTtgttgacaagaaaaaaaaacattcttgAATGTTTCTTGTCTCGTGAATGCAGCTTTTTGCTTAAGTACCTATGAGCTTGGGTGGCAAATGATGTTCAATGGAACTTGTGTCAAGCCGCTGCAAGAGTACTTTGCATTCCCTTGTGCATGCTCTCGCTTTTAATCAGTTTTATAAGTGATATGCAGCACCCCCTTCTCCAAGTGATCCTACAGTAAAGAATGTCGCTGATAGACTAGCAAATTTTGTGGCCAAACATGGAAGGCAACTTGAACATGTTACTCGTCAAAAGAACCCTGGAGATACGCCTTTCAAGTATGTTTTATGCAACTACATGCAAACACCATGTTTCTCCTGTGGTTTCCAGTTTAcgattgtttcttttttcaactcacatttatatttcttttcctgaTTGATGCTGGCATTTTGATCTTACTTGCATGGGTGCCCTGTTACTCTGTCACTAACTTAGATCGTTCTGTTGTTCTTTCTGTTACACaggtttttatttgatgaggCCTGTGCAGACTACCGGTATTATGAATACAGGCTTTCTGAGGAGGAGAAAGCCCTTAAACAGTCTGGGGACTCCCAAAAATCTCAAAGTGGTTGGTGATTGAACTATATCTATTTGGTCGGTCAGTAGACTAATGTAGTTACTCTTGGTGTGATTAccgattttgaagaaattaatacCTTCATATGTTCTTAAAGTTTGCTTATACATGGAGATCAATCTATTAGTTTATTAAACAAACTGAGGTCACTGCAATAACAAATCATGTATTCAACTAGGAGAGCAGTGAGTTTTCCAAGTGAAGGCAAGAGTAGAAGTTTGCACAATATATGGACAACACTCACATTAAATAgtttcaaattacacatcttCTCTAGGAGCCTGCAGTCAATTGGTCATATGCATGCTTATGAGGTCAATGTAATGCTAATTATCTATCTGTAACCTTTTAGCACTTTCATTGTGGAAGTAACGGCTTTCATTCAATCATAATTTCTTGTGGCTCTATAGTTTCTACGGTGTACGGCTAAAAGATTTTTTCCTTCCCATAGGTCgtttttcacaaaatagcatACCTTGTATAGTATCAAAACTTGGATGCTTTGCGTATTGTGCATGTGACACATTGTGCATGTGTATGTTTGATTTCTGTGCTAGAATTGGAGTATGTACTCATAATCTGAGATTAACATATAGTTTTTTCataatctttttaaatttagaaaatatttcaatttaaggCGGCAAAGCAAAAGTGCTTTTTTCTTAAACCTTAATTCCAAACAAATGAGCCTTTATACTTCATAGTTGATGTTGAGGTCTTTATTTCTCCATCCGCATTCTGGGGTCCCCTTGAAAGTCTATGTTGTTTTCTTATGTGGCTCCTTTAATTTCTTATTGGCACAGGTAGTTCTAGCATTCCAGCATCTAGGTCTGCTCCTGCTCCTGAAAGGTCACTTAAGCATGCCTCGAATTATCACATTCCGACCTCTGCTTTGTATGAAGATGTGGATAGCCCAGGAGCATTTGTTGATTCAACATCAGCTGGGAAAAGTGGTAGTTATATTTAGTTTTATTCTAACTGGGAAGATGTTGGTCCTTTCGAGCATATAAATATATAGTGTCACTTTGGAAatgttcttttcttattcttagaATTACGATTAAGACTGAAAACGAAACTTTGTTTTATTCTTTGAGGTGTTACCACTAGCGGGTTACATTTTGTGATATTACTATGCTTTCTCCTTACCGCCGAAATAGAAAGTGGAAATTGTGCAAAATATAGTTTATCTTGTTCTCATGTTGTCATTGAGGAAGTGTAAGCCTGGCATTGATGAAAGTTTTTCTGCCTCTTTTCAAGCTTTATAGTATTATAGTCATCCATCCCATGGTAATTGCTTTTGCAGGTTTGTACTTTTACTTGCTTAACTAGACAGTCATTTATAATAATTGGATCCTTGGATCCTTGCTTGTGTGTGGCAGATGCAGATCCTGTAGCAATGATGGAATTTTACATGAAAAAGGCTGCTCAAgaggaaaggaggaagaaaCCTAAACAGTCGAAAGATGAGATGCCTCCACCTGCTTCGCTCCAAGGTTGGTATTGTGtcttataaaatatgttttctaACTCTgggtaattttcttttaagtgtCTATTCTTGatggtttttattaattttcagcTCATGTCATGTTTTCCATTATAGGTCCTGCAAAAAGGGGTCATCACATGGGTGATTACATTCCTCTAGAAGAGCTTGAAAAGTTCTTATCAAACTGTAATGATGTAGCTGCACAGAAAGCAACTAGAGAGGCTGCTGAGAAGGCTAAAATTCAGGCTGACAATGTTGGCCACAAACTTCTGTCTAAGATGGGATGGAAAGAaggttctttctctctctgtctcttacCATGACTGTAGTTCTTTTTAATGCCATTAGAATTTTTCTGTAACCATTCAGTATGTCCGGTTGGATGCTCATCGTAGCTAACAACAGCTTACTTTAGACTTGGTTTTACTGATGTGTGCTTTGTGGTTTTTCTAAACAGTCagctttttgtttattgtggttTCAGTAGTTCGTTGGTCAGTTGTAAATTCTGGCTCTGAATTCACATTTTGAATGTCTATAGTTTTGAGTCTACTGAATGTCTTTCTGAATCACGGGGTCAATAGGTTGCTTAGTTCTATCTAATACCCTATATGGAGAATTCTTTCTGATTGTAAGCTATGGCTTGTAAAACAGGGGAGGGTCTGGGGAGCTCCAGAAGTGGGATTTCCAACCCAATCATGGCAGGTGATGTGAAGACGAACAACTTGGGGGTTGGTGCACATCAACCGGGAGAGGTGACGCCagatgatgatatatatgagCAGTACAAGAAGCGGATGATGCTTGGATATCGATACAGGCCAAACCCTTTGGTGATTATCTTTTTAACCTTTTCAGTTGTTTGTTTAGTGTCACATTCAAGTGCCTAGTATTTGTTACGTGTGGAAATTGACTTCACTCATTGTTCTCTCTTTTACAGAACAATCCTCGAAAAGCATACTATTGAAGAACTTTGGGATGAAGGTGTCCCTCTGCTGCAGAAAAGGGATGGAAAAGTAATTTTGTCGTAGTTGTACGAAGATGGCGAATTTGTTACTGTGTTTGTGATGTGGCTGGACAAATTGTTTTGATGTTGAAGAACCTCCTCTATGTTATATATAGGGAATGCAATCGTTTCTCTCGTCAGAAAGGCCAATAGTTCtgatatttttgaaagattgagcGACGTTACTGCCGTTCCATTTTGTTGAAACATGTCAGATCGACATTCTCGTTTTCTGACAGACTAATGACACATGGTTAAATGTGGTTTATAACTGGGAAACGAAGGTGTGGACAGTCTGGGACGACCCTGGGTTTTCGCTGCTTCCTTAGAATATATGTACTCCTTTCCGTTGTTGCACGACATGATCGCATTGGCACTGAACTGGAAATGACTAGAATAAGAAGTGGGAGTCAATTAGTCTTTACGTGCATGCAAAATGGCACTTGTCATTCTTGCATCGGTCTGTGCCCAAGGGTAAGCGGGGTGATTTTAGATGAACTTGAGGGAATTATAAATACTAACTACTAATCCATTGAAAGTTACTGTatttatataaaagaattactAATTAAGTATGAATATTGGTAAATATAGGTGTATGAATAGTtacattttcatatataaaCTTATGGGTTGCATGAGTATTAGAAATTACTATCTACATGAGAAAGTCAAGTTACGGAGACGTTCAAGGTTATTTTTCTAGTACAGATAGTTGCAACTAATGTGGAGAAATGTTTAGATATAGAGGATTAGTATTCAAGGCCACGGGAGAATAGAATTTCCTTAAAGCTGATTTGAGCAAACTTCCAAATTCACTACATGAAGGGGTCGACTTCTGCCCTAGGCTAGCCCGCTGAAATGACAGTGATGTTGCCGCATTCCTGAAACCCTCACGGCCCTTTTAACTTTATGAAATACCGTTTATCGATTGACGGTATTGTTTTCCATGGTGCACCCCTGTTTACAGAAAGGGGTTTTGAGCGTGAGAGCATCTGAGTCTGACTTGTGAGGTAAGTCTGAAAACGATGGTGCAATTTGGATTAAGAAAAGATAATCGAGTTTTAATAGGAGCGCCGTTAGGTTGCCTGGAGGTAAAGCTTGGCGTAGACCCACCAGAGTAATGTTTGTACGTGCATGGTGGGTCTACGCCAAGCTTTACCTCCAGGCAACCTAATAGCGCTCCTATTAATACTCTGGTAATCATTTAGAATTGAATACGAAACTGGGAGCTCGAcctttatttcaataaatcgTGATTTCAACATGGTTTTGCGATATGTCTGTTTATTAGGATGCGTTTGGGGgaaatctctttctttctctttttgtgtGCAACCCGTGTGATGAGGATATCAAATTAATGGCTGCAACGCCAGCGGTCGTAATCTCTACGAAAAAATGTTAGCCATGATGGTCAACAGGATGATGATTTGGAAAGGGCAGAGGCGTAAGAGTTGACTTTTGAGTTGCGGTTAAGTCCAGGAAgctgacaaaaaaattagagaggATAAGCCGGGGCACCCATAATTGCTGGACAAGCAAGTCAATTGAACGGGCTTTTACAAACTGATTACACACAGAAGCGCCAATGCCATGTGTGAACTTTCGTGGCATTATTAGGAATAGAAGTAGGGAAGTCAATTTTGGTGGAGTCATGAATTGCCTAGGTTGCTTCCTTTATTAtgttttctccctttttctattctttttgccCTCATTCTTCAGACTTGCAGACCGCCAAAGTTGACATTTTCCAATTGGAGTGATGACGGCCCATGATGGATCCGCAAAGTTAGTTGTGTATTCGAATCTTAAATATCCGGACAGTTTTTAGACAATGCCTCAAAGGGGAGTTCCTAACTTCCTATGCAAAGGCTGCGAGTGAGTGCAATGGAAGTCAGAAAAATCTGCTAAAGACTGGAGTTGAAGTCAAGAATAGATGGACCCTGGGATGAGGACGTGTCGGAGTCAACGGTTCATCGCGTTGACCCACTGAGTAATGGAATGCAAACGAGGCTGATAGGGCAGTTGGGCAGCCACCTTGAGGAAGAGATCCCCTTTTACTTTTTATGCTTCAAACCCAAAAAGTACATATTGCTTTAATCTTTGCACACGCGATTTTACCAATCAAATCCATCACTCCTGTTTACATGCATGGAATGAGATaacatatacacatatatagAATCTtgttaaacataattaattcgGCAATACCATGAGACCGCATCACCCTAATATAATCATCACGGTACAtaattttcaaggaaaattaaGTATTGTGCGTCTACATTCCTTCGCCGGTATCATGCTAataactttcttttcaataatctTGCTCTTTCATGagagaaaaatcaataattttctGCTCTTATCGATATGGATTGACGCGGTGGAGGGCCCCGATCAATTATGCTTTTCATCTCTAGATTTTGCCTTCTTTATCACACATGCTAAGAGAAATGGAAATCGCCCGACTCGACACACCAGTTATAGCATGAGCGAGACACAAATCAATGAGGATATAAGAAAATGGTGGAACAACATCTACAGAGAACTTAAGACGTGAACAATAGAGAAGATTAGTTGCTTTTTATTTGTGGATGTTGACAGAAGTAAAGCGACGACGCGATCTGTCGCGGGGTTTGAAAATGACTGTCATTAAGCATTATAACACACGGCTTAATTAAGGGGCAAGTTCAATTAACCTGGGATTGTTTAATAAAAGTAATCGAGATTCCAACTTTGATGGAGAGCAACTTGTGGCTCTTCCTCCAAACCAAAAACCACCAACACCACCCCCACCCATTCACCACGTCATCTTTGAATTGCCTCTCGCCTCTCCATTGGAGATTAGAGTCGCTTGACCCATAAGCAAATCAAAAGTACCATCTGCTTTTGAACACATTCAAGTTCCATGGTCCTTATTTTCggctttctttccctttcttaaTCGGTTATTATATTGTCAAACCTGCGAAACCGCCTGCGAAACCGAGGAACCATATTAGTGCGGTTTCGTCTTAATCTTAGGGCAGTTTTACTCAAATCTGTATTATGACGTGTCGTGGATAACATCACACTACCATGGATAAGAATggataataaaattgaataaaaataaaacaaaaactcactgaatggagaaaaaatttcattggcTGCTCTCCCGTGGCTTCTTCCCATCTATATATGTGTCCCTCGGCTCTTCTTCTCGCCATTGTGCCTGAGACTGTGCGTCACTCTACTCCATAGAGTAAACCCATTTGGATATTTTCCCAGAAAGGACTCGCTGTACGGTTGATCTCAAATTAGCCTCTGGTATTAAGATTGGATTTGATCTGAGACTCTTTCGGACTCCTCCTGTTTTGAAGCCACTTGGATGAAGCAGAACCAGAAGGCAGGAACCCAGAAAGATACTCGAGTTATTTCATTACTGGTACGGTTCCTGACTTGTCTTCTGTGCTTCTCGTTTCTGCTGCTAGCACTAGATTTGTCTAAAGCGGCCAACTTGAGCACTGAATTGTGAGTCGCAAGATTATAGGCGCGTGCATTTGATTTGGGTTCGTCATGAGTTATGcgatttctttcattttcatactTTGAAGAAAGGTTGACTTCTCTTCCATTGCTGCAGGAAAAAAGAACTCGAAGTTTGGTCTTAAGCAAACCCGGAGTTCTCCAATAGATCGATCACTACTCGCAGCTAGGCAGAGCTGTTAAGGTACTATCCGGTGAATGTCTTTTTACTAATTAAGAATATAGGAATCGTACCGGAAAGTTCTTTctgatatatgtatatatttgaCTACCATCAGGCATCTTCATAAATACGATGAGTCTCCTGTTCAGTCCAAGAGTGGAATGTTTAGAGGGAGAGTTGAAAAAGGATCCAGGATTCATGGAGTCGGTTATGCATAACCCACCGCATTTGCAGCAACTGAACTCCTCCTTAATGCGATATCGGTCTTCTCCAAGCTCTTTCTTCGACTGTTTGGTCAATGGCAACGGTTGTGACATCGGATGTGAGGATTACAGCTATCCCCATCCTTTGAGCCCTGAAATGGATGCTGCCATTGTCAAACTCATGTCGATTGATGGTTTTGAATCTAATGATATGCAAGAGGATGGCCGGAGATCTGTAAAGCAGGAGTCAGAAGTTGTCTTCAGGACTAGTGTATCTCCGGCCATGGATGGTACTTCCCCAGTGCACCGCCATCTGGATCATGAAATTTTAGCAAATTCTATTGGATTTGGGAGCTTCTTCGATGAAGCCAATTCCATGGTTTTGCAAAGTAATGCCCCTGCAGAATTGGGTAGCGGAAAACGCTCCAATCTTGTCAGGCAGAGTAGCTCCCCAGCTGGTTTCACTTCAAACATTGTTGTCGAAATTGGTACTGTCATTTGCAATCAATCATGATTTCTGAAAGATTTGTCCATCTACAAGTTATTCTTGTCTGATTTCGGTAAGTTTTATCTGTCTACAAATTATTCTTGTTTGATCAGAATCTATTGCTTATAGGCTTTGACGCCAGGAGAGATGCTCAGAATCTTGAAATGCGTAAAGGAGATGGTTCTTTTTGTAGTAAATCCAAATCAGTTGGTCAAACAGATTTGAGGTCCACATCAATTTCAACCTCAAGGCATATGCCTCAGATTGCCGAAATGGAGAATGAGAACAAACTAGACCGTATGAGAAAATCTTGGAAAAATACAACATTCAATGGCCTAAAGAGGGTGAGAGAGGAGGATGCAAACTTGTCTTCCAGCATACACACTATGGAAAATCAGGTATCAGGTGCAGCTTTTTTCAGATATTGCTCAATGTTTATGCTTCTGAGTTGCTGATAGTCCGTTTGATCAGGATAACATGACCCAAAACAGGACGCATGGGTTGACACACCATTTGAGCTTGCCCAAGACTTCCACTGAAATGGCTGCTGTGggaaatattttgcattttcaagATACTGTTTCTTGTAAAGCTCGTGCGAAACGAGGTTGTGCCACCCACCCAAGAAGCATAGCTGAGAGAGTAATTTCCTAGAACTATGTTAATTCCTTTGAAATCTTGAAGTAGCCATGTCGCCAGAAGTATGAGTTTCTTGTAGGATTGGCTATGACTACCTAGATCTCAAAGTAGTCATGGCCGGTTGCTAATATCTTTGTCCAAACCAAATGCTCATCTCTGCTCTTCCAAGATCTAACTGGGTTTTGTGATCTTCAGGTTAGAAGAGGGCGCATCAGTGAAAGGATGAGAAAATTGCAAGATCTTTTCCCAAACTTTGACAAGGTAGCTGAGACCAGTTCTGTATATTTGGATGGCTTCAGAATAGTTGGTACTTGGAGAGAACTAACAATTTTCATGGTTTCTTCTTGGCAGCAAACGAGCACAGCAGATATGCTGGATATGGCATTTGAGTACATTAAAGACCTTCAAGAGCAGGTTAAGGTAATGATCAAAAGACACCATCCATTCTGAAAACACTCAAGCATGAATTCCACCGAACCATCCGTTTCAAACTTTTTACTTTCTTGTGCAGTTGCTCAGTGAAAGTAAGGCAAAGTGCATATGTTCGAGTAAATAATGCTAAGAAGGGTCTTCTGGTACTTTTCTGCCCGTTCTGCTTCTACAAATTACAAAATGGGAAACCTCTTACTCTCGACTCCACATGATAGATGGATAGACTCCACATGATAGACGGATAGAAAGTAATCGCTTTCATTGAAAAAGTTGTATGGTGCATTGAAATTTAGGAGCCATTCCATTTAAACCGTCAGAAAGAATGAGTACTAGCAGTCTACcacttcaacttttaatttacaGCAATAAGATGACCACATATATCATTCGGCATCATATAAGCCATGTCAATTGGTTTTTGTATACAATGAAGTACTCGATTTTCTATTATATTTGGCAGAATTGAATTTAAGAGGTGTAGATCAAGCAAGAGACCCCAAAATTTTACTACACATTGTGAGGAAGTCACTCCCTACGAAAGCGCCAAAGTCCAATCCTACTTCCCATTTTGCAAAACCACATCAAGCAAAGCAATTACTATTTCATAATATAGAAATGAAAGAGTTTATccagaaaatttcaaaatacacAAGAAACTATACCTCCAAATACTAGTTAAGGTTCGAAGACCCATATGTATAATCAAAGCGTCCCATATTCCGACAAACCATCACTTTTATAAAGAAGGAATAATGAGCCAATGGTAACAATGGAGACTAAAACCTGCATATAGAAATTTGTTagagaaaatcaatatatttggAAATCATGAGAACAAAATAAGGGGCTTGCCATGGAATATACAAAGTAAGCAAAATTCAATGATCCAAAAATGACacattcaaagacaaaagcCAAGAAACTGAAGGTTTGTGTAGCTACAACAAACTGTTATGTATATAAAGATGATTTACTCAAATTATGCAAGAAAATTCttattggaaaatattgaaCTACTCGAGAGAACATACTGGAATGTCCACAAAAATAAGATGTTGAACATGGACATCTTTTGAGAATAGTCCACTTCCAAATCTTAGGAAACACCAACAATCACATCAAGTCTCAAGCCAAGCACAACTTCCATCTGCATGATTTAATAGttgtaaaattaaaataccTAACTAGCAATTGGAAAGCCTTAGCTATGATATTATATGGGTGAAAAGCATAGTGCTTCGCTAGTTATCTTGGACATTTGTGTCCATAGCCCACTAAACGcgaaaagcaaacaaaaaaatagaatgacATATTTGACATTGGCCAATATCTATAACCATATTGACATGGGTGGCCACACTACTATAGTTCAGACTCCTACATTTTCG
This Eucalyptus grandis isolate ANBG69807.140 chromosome 7, ASM1654582v1, whole genome shotgun sequence DNA region includes the following protein-coding sequences:
- the LOC104454672 gene encoding SURP and G-patch domain-containing protein 1-like protein, producing the protein MDNPNLFVNDGSFLLRFKQLQQEKENEGKKEAGASLESSKPAKVVSAAKVPSTAGGKTHVYNKTNDTSKPLQAASGGKLAFSLKQKSKLVARPAKLGGDEEEEETDYRIDMGSSPMKRQRLGQSDISKHSSRQHDIAPPSPSDPTVKNVADRLANFVAKHGRQLEHVTRQKNPGDTPFKFLFDEACADYRYYEYRLSEEEKALKQSGDSQKSQSGSSSIPASRSAPAPERSLKHASNYHIPTSALYEDVDSPGAFVDSTSAGKSDADPVAMMEFYMKKAAQEERRKKPKQSKDEMPPPASLQGPAKRGHHMGDYIPLEELEKFLSNCNDVAAQKATREAAEKAKIQADNVGHKLLSKMGWKEGEGLGSSRSGISNPIMAGDVKTNNLGVGAHQPGEVTPDDDIYEQYKKRMMLGYRYRPNPLNNPRKAYY
- the LOC104454673 gene encoding transcription factor bHLH130 yields the protein MSLLFSPRVECLEGELKKDPGFMESVMHNPPHLQQLNSSLMRYRSSPSSFFDCLVNGNGCDIGCEDYSYPHPLSPEMDAAIVKLMSIDGFESNDMQEDGRRSVKQESEVVFRTSVSPAMDGTSPVHRHLDHEILANSIGFGSFFDEANSMVLQSNAPAELGSGKRSNLVRQSSSPAGFTSNIVVEIGFDARRDAQNLEMRKGDGSFCSKSKSVGQTDLRSTSISTSRHMPQIAEMENENKLDRMRKSWKNTTFNGLKRVREEDANLSSSIHTMENQDNMTQNRTHGLTHHLSLPKTSTEMAAVGNILHFQDTVSCKARAKRGCATHPRSIAERVRRGRISERMRKLQDLFPNFDKQTSTADMLDMAFEYIKDLQEQVKLLSESKAKCICSSK